A single window of Apodemus sylvaticus chromosome 4, mApoSyl1.1, whole genome shotgun sequence DNA harbors:
- the Gpr88 gene encoding probable G-protein coupled receptor 88 encodes MTNSSSTSTSTTTGGSLLLLCEEEESWAGRRIPVSLLYSGLAIGGTLANGMVIYLVSSFRKLQTTSNAFIVNGCAADLSVCALWMPQEAVLGLLPAGSAEPPGDWDGGGGSYRLLRGGLLGLGLTVSLLSHCLVALNRYLLITRAPATYQVLYQRRHTVGMLALSWALALGLVLLLPPWAPKPGAEPPQVHYPALLAAGALLAQTALLLHCYLGIVRRVRVSVKRVSVLNFHLLHQLPGCAAAAAAFPAAPHAPGPGGAAHPAQPQPLPAALQPRRAQRRLSGLSVLLLCCVFLLATQPLVWVSLASGFSLPVPWGVQAASWLLCCALSALNPLLYTWRNEEFRRSVRSVLPGVGDAAAAAAAATAVPAMTQAQLGTRAAGQHW; translated from the coding sequence ATGACCAACTCCTCCTCCACTTCGACCTCCACCACTACCGGGGGATCGCTGCTGCTGCTCTGCGAGGAAGAAGAATCGTGGGCGGGCCGGCGGATCCCTGTGTCTCTCCTGTACTCGGGGCTGGCCATCGGGGGCACGCTGGCCAACGGTATGGTCATCTATCTCGTGTCGTCCTTCCGAAAGCTGCAGACCACCAGCAATGCCTTCATTGTGAATGGCTGCGCAGCGGATCTCAGCGTCTGCGCCCTCTGGATGCCACAGGAGGCGGTGTTGGGGCTCCTGCCCGCCGGCTCCGCGGAGCCCCCGGGGGACTGGGACGGTGGCGGAGGCAGCTACCGTCTGCTCCGGGGCGGGTTGTTGGGCCTCGGGCTCACCGTGTCCCTTCTGTCCCATTGCCTCGTGGCGCTGAACCGCTACCTGCTCATCACCAGGGCGCCTGCCACCTACCAGGTGCTGTACCAGCGGCGCCACACGGTGGGCATGCTGGCACTGTCCTGGGCGCTCGCCTTGGGTCTGGTGCTGTTGCTCCCGCCCTGGGCTCCTAAGCCCGGAGCCGAGCCCCCGCAAGTCCACTACCCCGCACTCCTAGCGGCGGGAGCGCTGCTGGCGCAGACGGCGCTGCTGCTGCACTGCTACCTGGGCATCGTGCGCCGCGTGCGCGTCAGCGTCAAGCGGGTCAGCGTGCTCAACTTCCACCTGCTGCACCAGCTACCCGGCtgcgccgctgccgccgccgccttccCCGCCGCCCCGCACGCGCCGGGGCCCGGAGGCGCCGCGCATCCCGCGCAGCCCCAACCCCTGCCGGCCGCTCTGCAGCCTCGCCGGGCGCAGCGGCGTCTCAGCGGCTTGTCGGTGCTGCTGCTCTGCTGCGTCTTCCTGCTGGCCACGCAGCCGCTCGTGTGGGTGAGCCTGGCCAGCGGCTTCTCCCTCCCGGTGCCCTGGGGCGTGCAGGCGGCCAGCTGGCTCCTGTGCTGTGCTCTGTCGGCACTCAACCCGCTGCTCTACACGTGGAGGAACGAGGAGTTCCGCAGATCCGTGCGTTCAGTCCTGCCCGGCGTCGGGGACGCGGCTGCTGCCGCTGCGGCCGCCACCGCGGTGCCAGCAATGACCCAGGCGCAGCTGGGTACCCGGGCGGCTGGCCAGCACTGGTAA